A genomic window from Flavobacterium hankyongi includes:
- a CDS encoding glycosyltransferase family 9 protein, with amino-acid sequence MNLSKDINHFRRRIMRWLTKSVGSSNKKMHFDITPEAVTRVLISRPNSRLGNMLLLSPLLQEVSKVFPNAKIDLFVRGGWVPVVYKNYEMIEQDIQLPKKPFKALLKYIWVWISLRRHYYDLVVNVDKHSSSGRLSVKFSRAKYKFFGDEIDDAQLDQSCHMAKSPVYAFRKYMERSFFNIPNDEVSPLDLKLDADELATGKKLVESISGNATSTIAIYTFATGSKCYSESWWADFYSKLKTNFPNHAIVEVLPFENVSQIQFQAPHYYSRDIREVGAFIANTEVFITADCGIMHVASATDTPTVGLFSVTSVDKYEPYNQGSMAFDTNTISTDVIIDSIKNLMEVDTVEVFRKVG; translated from the coding sequence ATGAATCTATCTAAAGACATTAATCATTTCAGACGACGTATTATGCGTTGGCTAACAAAAAGTGTAGGGAGTTCTAATAAAAAAATGCACTTTGATATTACTCCAGAAGCGGTTACAAGAGTTTTGATTTCAAGACCAAACAGTAGGCTAGGGAACATGTTGTTACTTTCTCCATTGCTTCAAGAAGTTAGTAAGGTTTTTCCAAATGCAAAAATAGATTTATTTGTAAGAGGAGGGTGGGTTCCTGTAGTTTATAAAAATTATGAAATGATTGAACAGGATATTCAATTGCCTAAAAAACCTTTTAAAGCCTTACTAAAATACATATGGGTTTGGATATCATTACGCCGTCATTACTATGATCTGGTTGTAAATGTAGATAAGCACTCTTCTTCTGGCCGACTTTCTGTAAAATTCAGTAGAGCGAAATATAAATTTTTTGGAGACGAAATTGATGATGCTCAATTGGATCAATCATGCCATATGGCTAAAAGCCCTGTGTATGCCTTTCGAAAATATATGGAAAGAAGTTTTTTTAATATTCCAAATGATGAGGTTTCTCCGCTGGATTTAAAATTAGATGCAGACGAGTTAGCGACTGGGAAAAAGTTGGTCGAATCAATTTCAGGAAATGCAACTTCTACCATTGCTATTTATACTTTTGCGACAGGCAGTAAATGCTATTCAGAAAGTTGGTGGGCCGATTTTTATTCAAAACTGAAAACTAACTTTCCGAATCATGCTATTGTTGAGGTGTTACCTTTTGAGAATGTTTCCCAAATTCAATTCCAGGCACCACATTATTATAGTAGGGATATTCGCGAAGTTGGGGCTTTTATTGCTAATACTGAAGTTTTCATCACGGCCGATTGCGGGATCATGCATGTTGCTAGTGCGACAGATACGCCAACGGTAGGGTTATTTTCTGTAACGAGTGTTGATAAATATGAGCCTTACAATCAAGGCAGTATGGCTTTTGACACCAATACTATTTCTACCGATGTTATAATCGATAGTATTAAAAATCTAATGGAAGTGGACACTGTTGAAGTATTTAGAAAAGTGGGTTAA
- a CDS encoding bacteriophage abortive infection AbiH family protein: protein MNKLIIVGNGFDLAHGLPTSYQDFVDDFWKNLRENLEKGITKRIVTINCADYNLFDYGKTEVKCFSDFVEHLKFYCANHKLHIDTEYLTVKDKNNSIIFSFENELFRLLSNTSITNWCTVEKQYYEILKSLVFEEKNCYQKGIQTLNKEFEDIKLLLQDYLKKNVVDAFDFTDTPIGNEEILRFFNVKYQKLNTNPDNQLFLEFPPEDHEALIQDDNELTSKIGQRPHSLFLDFNYTPTVSNYVKQINSRNETHYGKTSVIKIHGEIGSEENSIKIGYGDEMDEDYKKIENTPDDYYINNIKSFQYMHNSNYKKLINWIETRKFQVFIFGHSCGLSDRTLLNTIFQNHNCRSIKIFYHKNENTDNYTELTHNLSKLFTEKEMMRLKVVDKAICLELPQKIRFKEKKR from the coding sequence ATGAATAAATTAATTATAGTTGGAAATGGTTTTGATTTAGCACACGGCCTTCCTACTTCATATCAGGATTTTGTAGATGATTTTTGGAAAAATCTTAGAGAAAATCTTGAAAAAGGAATTACAAAAAGAATTGTAACGATCAATTGCGCAGATTACAATCTCTTTGATTATGGCAAAACTGAAGTTAAATGTTTTTCAGACTTTGTTGAACACCTGAAATTTTATTGTGCAAATCACAAACTACATATTGACACAGAGTATTTAACGGTTAAAGACAAAAACAACAGCATCATTTTTTCGTTTGAAAACGAATTGTTTAGACTGCTTTCTAATACATCTATCACTAACTGGTGTACAGTTGAAAAACAGTATTATGAGATATTAAAAAGTTTAGTGTTTGAAGAAAAAAACTGTTATCAAAAAGGTATTCAAACTTTAAACAAAGAATTTGAAGACATTAAGTTATTATTACAGGATTATCTAAAAAAAAATGTTGTTGACGCATTTGACTTTACTGATACCCCAATAGGAAATGAAGAAATTTTGCGATTTTTTAATGTCAAATACCAAAAACTAAACACGAACCCAGATAATCAACTGTTCTTGGAATTTCCACCCGAGGATCACGAAGCATTAATTCAAGATGACAATGAGCTAACTTCAAAAATTGGACAACGACCTCACAGTTTATTTTTAGATTTTAATTACACTCCTACAGTGAGTAATTATGTCAAACAAATTAATTCCCGCAATGAAACGCACTACGGAAAGACTTCGGTTATTAAAATTCATGGAGAAATAGGTTCAGAAGAGAACTCTATAAAAATTGGCTATGGGGATGAAATGGACGAGGATTACAAAAAAATCGAAAACACTCCAGATGATTATTATATTAATAATATAAAATCGTTTCAATACATGCATAATTCGAATTACAAAAAACTTATAAACTGGATTGAAACCAGAAAATTTCAAGTTTTTATATTTGGGCATTCCTGCGGATTATCAGACAGAACACTCCTGAATACAATATTTCAAAACCACAACTGTAGGTCTATTAAAATTTTCTATCATAAAAATGAGAATACCGACAATTATACTGAACTAACCCATAACCTCAGCAAACTTTTTACCGAAAAAGAAATGATGCGTTTAAAAGTTGTAGATAAAGCCATATGCTTGGAATTACCTCAAAAAATCAGATTTAAGGAAAAGAAGAGATAA
- a CDS encoding XAC2610-related protein — protein MKKLILSIFVCFLLIGCKKEITNNNEFKNQIIDSLSNLKKATDSISDTKKPSPSIKSFTIDCGSGCAMTYNEVTRKNNTNSIEIKYEVSQYIDEKVEDEYFETYIFESDSNGFLNSIHLTNYSENIINDEESIIKEYLLKIGYELYPQKEKTTIDSSEKNSNQAINSLFKKFEFKYTVTEIETDEDIKTLIKMSLTNKESKKNQDINFIPESLIIKFDANQSNSISYFDTRKIIIKSAQQIEGGHSLIVLDYNFDGLEDFAIINYEGSNGGPQYAYYKQKPNGRFELDESFTNEIRFFPLEINNKEKTLKFGHPSGCCQINTFMVKIQPNGKWKEIYSKLEDIN, from the coding sequence ATGAAAAAATTAATTCTATCAATTTTTGTTTGTTTTTTACTAATTGGCTGTAAAAAAGAGATTACAAATAATAATGAATTCAAGAATCAAATTATTGATTCATTAAGCAATTTAAAAAAAGCTACTGACAGTATCAGTGATACAAAAAAACCTTCTCCATCAATCAAATCTTTTACTATTGATTGTGGTTCAGGTTGTGCAATGACATACAATGAAGTTACGCGAAAAAACAATACAAATTCTATTGAAATTAAATACGAAGTTAGTCAGTATATAGACGAAAAAGTTGAAGATGAATATTTTGAAACATATATTTTTGAAAGCGATTCTAATGGATTTTTAAACAGTATTCATTTAACAAACTATTCAGAAAACATCATTAATGATGAAGAATCAATAATCAAAGAGTATTTGCTAAAAATCGGATATGAATTGTATCCTCAAAAAGAAAAAACAACCATCGATTCTAGTGAGAAAAATTCAAACCAAGCAATTAATTCACTATTCAAAAAATTTGAATTTAAATATACTGTTACTGAAATCGAAACTGATGAAGATATAAAAACTTTAATTAAGATGTCTTTAACTAATAAAGAATCAAAAAAAAATCAAGATATAAATTTTATTCCTGAATCATTGATAATAAAATTTGATGCAAACCAATCAAATTCCATCTCCTATTTTGATACAAGAAAAATAATTATAAAAAGTGCTCAACAAATAGAAGGTGGACACTCACTAATAGTACTTGATTATAATTTTGACGGTTTAGAAGATTTTGCAATAATAAATTACGAAGGAAGCAATGGCGGTCCTCAATATGCTTATTACAAACAAAAACCGAATGGAAGATTTGAATTAGATGAAAGCTTTACAAATGAAATAAGATTTTTTCCGTTAGAAATAAATAACAAAGAAAAAACTTTAAAATTTGGACATCCATCTGGATGCTGCCAAATAAATACATTTATGGTCAAAATTCAACCTAACGGAAAATGGAAAGAAATTTATTCGAAACTGGAAGACATTAATTAA
- a CDS encoding SH3 domain-containing protein, with translation MKEKIAYFFIFLFLASCNGQNKKVNDCNSKETVIEKISEINEIKIKQKYIDSISNKTRGVSYIIDEVKKINGKEFYVVKTGVNGKSRWESFYTFYVNKKNCNDICVDNPITGEIITLVEWRSDKKIKNKKMEEKKIGFSDLFRESEIIKFTPNDLNNNNQTKEFKRKLEIFEKQNPSIEDFDIENLTILINNETFSNSEGYIDSSWLNYFIKKYKIEVFKMVDLMTLAIKQEDYNAIKVLVNNHFIVSLIEMQNVKETKDKSLKMIKLNKNNKGLDENGDPTFYESEKSKINDIEIFLKEKFFNNKIDDSDGYTNLRESKTKESKIIEKILTGEKVEVLDNTSNWLLIKTKSGKKGYINKSKLTTK, from the coding sequence ATGAAAGAAAAAATCGCTTATTTTTTTATTTTTTTATTTTTAGCCAGTTGTAATGGTCAAAATAAAAAAGTTAATGATTGTAATTCAAAAGAGACAGTAATTGAAAAAATCTCTGAGATAAATGAAATAAAAATAAAACAGAAATATATTGATTCCATTTCAAATAAGACCAGAGGTGTATCTTATATAATTGATGAGGTTAAAAAAATTAATGGAAAAGAGTTTTATGTTGTAAAAACAGGAGTTAATGGAAAATCTAGATGGGAGTCTTTTTACACTTTTTATGTAAACAAGAAAAATTGTAATGATATATGTGTAGATAATCCAATTACTGGAGAGATAATAACATTAGTTGAATGGAGATCTGATAAAAAAATAAAAAATAAAAAAATGGAAGAAAAAAAAATAGGTTTTTCTGATTTGTTTAGAGAAAGTGAAATCATAAAATTTACTCCAAATGATTTAAACAATAACAATCAAACTAAAGAATTTAAAAGAAAATTAGAAATTTTCGAAAAACAAAATCCTTCAATTGAAGATTTTGATATAGAAAATTTAACAATACTAATAAATAATGAAACTTTTTCTAACTCCGAAGGTTATATTGATAGTAGTTGGCTAAATTATTTTATAAAAAAATATAAGATTGAAGTTTTCAAAATGGTTGATTTAATGACCTTAGCAATCAAACAAGAAGATTATAATGCAATAAAAGTTTTGGTCAACAACCATTTTATTGTTTCTTTAATTGAAATGCAAAATGTAAAGGAAACAAAAGATAAGTCATTGAAAATGATAAAGCTCAACAAAAACAACAAGGGGTTAGATGAAAATGGCGATCCTACCTTCTATGAAAGTGAAAAATCTAAAATCAATGATATTGAAATTTTCTTAAAAGAAAAGTTTTTTAATAACAAAATAGATGACTCTGATGGATATACAAATTTAAGAGAATCCAAAACTAAAGAATCTAAAATTATAGAAAAAATATTAACTGGTGAGAAAGTGGAAGTATTAGACAACACAAGTAACTGGCTTCTAATTAAAACAAAATCAGGAAAGAAAGGCTATATTAACAAATCCAAATTAACGACCAAATAA
- a CDS encoding glucosaminidase domain-containing protein, with protein sequence MTKKFNDYKSHTVTRGETTQTICFRYGILESDLVLANPNIPLAKYGNGFFGPSTYKLDIKAGDNLRIPFYNEEKDKSGVKSIKGKSTVKVGVWENYKVAEWYAGTPLADRNETKVKWNLYYLKNGAAPEKVLEKEEGKIRFQEKAAGNKYKVVGYLHEPELNNASAKLVSVEPAEKREILNIKLSDVNNKPINGPLAYGNYVNVHVETTGMKGEYIYISLWEDDAKGGGHSSENKGNCIIKDKKTKVGSKGVAFEQFLLKPDFKKIANAHLAKGDKNEGSTHEYYATAYAPGLSKASDNVNVLNPDFHAERKKETEDHLKDKKTKPKPAVPDYQGPVGSKKAPQKPNSPANSTPVGISSIYITDEQGNKITKSAYGKKIRIYIDSSGLTGKKVRLWLYEHDYTDSNDELFVKDITITGNHFYESITLNSDMRKEGERMEFGEGDDQELFAQAKVLNVPSHIISKSLKADVTSNEIIVAESTTVAKVGDSKIKQEKFDPVKEYGEEAVIYITSIISSEIKVGKKGKIESYPDLGGFNGQNENVQDGKIYCKKIDKDTSAYPTYKAYIYRGNKNGEAIKKLKQDISNKTFENAETTILEVARHTLSNNKNYLSGGPVPPNDLKNLYELKYQYGESKGRPSYRYRIVDNRDKNKTNFSEIKDYTKEETNGTMSLGNRGSISIDPWKSKGLIGCIGIRGENGINHPSCDSRMGDWNNKEKYKFIYHALNNYLETVIPELTGVYGRRGYNSTGEVNVSTSQYNNQTRVYVLVDSLPEISDCKCDLKKDGREDFYKEFGEAAIKMVEQKGKSNKFKGLYMVAQRRQENSFNLKVPNNNPMNIKGKGDLGQSDLYTTEYINGKAVKMNDGFANFSTVEKGFEGYLELLNKNFNDAYNSILDDEKTIDDFLNGMQDSGRLGAYATDPNYKTSIKTIFEGVISDYKKIYNCKLCKAKTENEKDEIKKDIELLNKLK encoded by the coding sequence ATGACAAAAAAATTTAATGATTATAAAAGCCATACTGTTACTAGAGGAGAAACCACGCAAACTATTTGTTTTCGCTATGGTATTTTAGAAAGTGATTTAGTACTGGCAAACCCAAATATTCCGTTGGCAAAATATGGCAATGGTTTTTTTGGACCTTCTACCTACAAGCTCGATATCAAAGCAGGTGACAATCTTAGAATTCCTTTTTACAATGAAGAGAAAGACAAGAGCGGTGTAAAATCGATTAAAGGGAAAAGTACAGTCAAAGTTGGTGTTTGGGAAAATTATAAAGTCGCTGAATGGTATGCCGGCACTCCCCTAGCCGATCGCAATGAAACCAAAGTAAAGTGGAATTTGTATTATTTAAAAAATGGTGCAGCTCCCGAAAAAGTATTGGAGAAAGAAGAAGGAAAAATTAGATTTCAGGAAAAAGCTGCAGGGAATAAATATAAGGTAGTTGGTTACTTACACGAACCCGAATTAAACAATGCCAGTGCTAAACTTGTAAGTGTTGAACCCGCTGAAAAAAGAGAAATTCTGAATATTAAACTAAGTGACGTAAACAACAAGCCTATAAATGGGCCATTAGCCTACGGAAACTATGTAAATGTTCATGTAGAAACTACGGGCATGAAAGGGGAATACATCTACATATCATTATGGGAAGATGACGCTAAAGGTGGTGGACATAGTTCAGAAAATAAAGGCAACTGTATAATTAAAGATAAAAAAACCAAAGTAGGAAGCAAAGGTGTTGCGTTTGAGCAATTTTTATTGAAACCTGATTTCAAAAAAATAGCCAATGCTCATTTGGCCAAAGGTGATAAAAACGAAGGAAGCACTCACGAATATTATGCTACGGCTTATGCTCCGGGGTTATCAAAGGCAAGCGACAATGTAAATGTTTTAAACCCCGATTTTCATGCAGAGAGAAAAAAAGAAACTGAAGATCATTTAAAAGATAAAAAAACAAAGCCAAAACCAGCTGTTCCAGATTACCAAGGTCCAGTGGGTTCAAAAAAAGCCCCTCAAAAACCAAATTCACCCGCTAATTCTACTCCTGTTGGCATCAGCTCTATTTACATTACTGATGAACAAGGTAATAAAATTACCAAAAGTGCTTATGGTAAAAAAATAAGGATTTATATAGACTCAAGTGGATTAACAGGGAAAAAAGTGCGCTTATGGTTGTATGAACATGACTATACTGACTCAAACGATGAATTATTTGTAAAGGATATTACAATTACTGGAAATCATTTTTACGAGTCCATAACTCTGAATTCTGATATGCGGAAAGAAGGAGAAAGAATGGAATTTGGCGAAGGTGATGACCAAGAATTATTTGCTCAAGCAAAAGTGTTAAATGTTCCTTCTCACATTATAAGCAAGAGTCTAAAGGCTGATGTAACCTCTAATGAAATTATAGTTGCAGAGAGTACTACTGTAGCAAAAGTTGGTGATTCGAAGATTAAACAAGAAAAATTTGATCCAGTTAAGGAATATGGAGAAGAAGCAGTTATTTATATAACAAGTATAATTTCAAGTGAAATTAAGGTTGGCAAGAAAGGAAAAATTGAATCTTATCCTGATTTGGGAGGTTTTAATGGTCAAAATGAAAATGTACAAGATGGAAAAATTTATTGTAAAAAAATAGATAAAGATACAAGTGCTTATCCTACTTACAAAGCATATATATATAGGGGAAATAAAAATGGTGAAGCAATAAAAAAATTAAAACAAGATATTTCCAATAAGACTTTTGAAAATGCTGAAACCACAATTTTAGAAGTAGCAAGACATACTTTGTCTAATAATAAAAATTATTTAAGTGGTGGTCCAGTTCCTCCAAACGACTTAAAAAATTTATATGAATTAAAATATCAATATGGAGAAAGTAAAGGAAGACCTAGCTATAGATATAGAATAGTTGATAATAGAGATAAAAACAAAACTAATTTTTCCGAAATTAAAGATTATACAAAAGAAGAAACTAATGGCACTATGTCATTAGGCAATAGAGGATCTATTTCGATAGACCCATGGAAATCAAAAGGATTAATTGGATGTATAGGTATAAGAGGAGAAAATGGAATTAATCACCCAAGCTGTGACTCAAGAATGGGTGATTGGAATAACAAAGAAAAATACAAATTTATATATCATGCGCTAAATAATTATTTAGAGACAGTTATTCCTGAACTAACTGGAGTATATGGTAGAAGAGGGTATAATTCAACTGGTGAAGTTAATGTTTCTACTTCACAATATAATAATCAGACAAGAGTCTATGTATTAGTTGATTCACTTCCAGAAATATCTGACTGCAAATGTGATTTAAAGAAAGATGGTCGCGAGGATTTTTACAAGGAATTTGGTGAAGCTGCAATTAAGATGGTTGAACAGAAAGGAAAATCAAATAAATTTAAAGGTTTATATATGGTGGCACAAAGAAGACAAGAAAATAGTTTTAATTTAAAAGTGCCAAATAATAATCCAATGAATATAAAAGGCAAAGGAGATTTAGGTCAATCTGATTTATACACAACAGAGTATATTAATGGAAAAGCTGTAAAAATGAATGATGGATTTGCTAATTTTTCAACCGTTGAAAAAGGGTTTGAAGGATATTTAGAACTCTTAAACAAAAACTTCAATGATGCATATAATTCAATTTTAGATGATGAAAAAACTATTGATGATTTTCTAAATGGTATGCAAGACAGTGGCCGTTTAGGAGCATATGCCACAGATCCAAATTACAAAACATCCATTAAAACAATTTTTGAAGGTGTGATAAGTGATTATAAAAAAATTTATAATTGTAAATTATGTAAAGCTAAAACTGAAAATGAAAAAGATGAAATTAAAAAGGATATTGAATTATTAAATAAATTAAAGTAA
- a CDS encoding T9SS type A sorting domain-containing protein yields the protein MEKNYIFFGKRINAIVSIVLLSLCPFEGISQVIYSNGPFSTGTNHAATSTTAPTGYTWSELELPSGTLGFSGFYNNAATNDFSIADDFVVPAGATWNLTNVNFYGYQTNYAGATPPIDAVRVRIWNGDPSSGTATVVYGNMTANVYNAAGSGEEFVYRVANTTGTTRKIWRFNTTISTSLTAGTYWIEFQVHATNDSSAFIPPITILGTQSDPSWNAKQRNASTWSGLVDTGSSSNKALPFQLIGSITLGLTSNALASNFTMYPMPVREVCNFKLKQDASIKAKLVSIYDLNGRLIQQENVVNEQEFSVSTNTLQTGVYLLKILDQNDKIIFSDKLIKA from the coding sequence ATGGAAAAAAACTACATTTTTTTTGGGAAAAGAATCAATGCAATTGTTTCAATTGTTCTTTTAAGCTTATGTCCTTTTGAAGGTATTTCTCAAGTTATTTATTCAAATGGGCCATTTTCGACAGGGACGAATCACGCCGCTACAAGTACAACAGCACCTACAGGTTATACTTGGTCAGAGTTAGAATTGCCTAGTGGAACTTTAGGTTTTTCGGGCTTTTATAACAATGCGGCTACAAATGACTTTTCGATTGCTGATGATTTTGTTGTGCCAGCTGGGGCAACTTGGAATTTAACAAACGTTAATTTTTATGGTTATCAAACAAATTATGCAGGGGCTACTCCTCCTATTGACGCCGTAAGAGTTAGAATTTGGAATGGTGATCCATCTTCAGGAACAGCAACAGTTGTATATGGTAACATGACTGCAAATGTGTATAATGCTGCTGGTTCTGGTGAAGAATTTGTTTACAGAGTGGCCAATACAACTGGTACAACAAGAAAAATTTGGCGTTTCAATACTACTATTTCAACTTCGCTTACAGCAGGTACTTATTGGATTGAATTTCAGGTTCATGCAACAAATGATTCTAGTGCTTTTATTCCTCCTATAACTATATTAGGTACACAAAGTGATCCATCATGGAATGCAAAACAACGTAATGCATCAACCTGGTCTGGTTTAGTTGACACGGGAAGTAGTTCTAATAAAGCGTTACCTTTTCAATTAATAGGTTCAATAACATTAGGGTTAACTTCTAATGCTTTAGCTTCAAATTTTACTATGTATCCAATGCCTGTTAGAGAGGTTTGTAATTTTAAATTAAAACAAGATGCCTCTATCAAAGCAAAATTAGTCTCTATTTATGATTTAAATGGTAGGTTAATTCAACAAGAGAACGTAGTTAATGAACAGGAGTTTTCGGTGTCAACAAATACTTTGCAAACAGGTGTTTATTTATTGAAGATTTTAGATCAAAATGATAAAATTATTTTTAGTGACAAGTTAATTAAAGCATAG
- a CDS encoding helix-turn-helix domain-containing protein: MEHISKYLTKDIKLSSYDDKLFKSDLIFDDHMLIWFISGETKIIQADTVFYFKTGDIFLIPRNLLATIINYPKNGMPHKTVVMHLSTERLKKFYEKIEIDKKHTVEQKIYSFNNHPLLESCLASVIPYFDLEGDFPENIASLKITEAISILREIDKNVDNILANFDEPGKVDLISFMERNFMFNMPIEKLGYLTGRSLSTFNRDFKKHFSTTPQKWLTHKRLELAYYQLAEKKKKPIDVYLEVGFEDLSHFSFAFKKQYGVSPTQLL; the protein is encoded by the coding sequence ATGGAACATATTTCAAAATATTTGACAAAAGATATTAAGCTTTCCAGCTACGATGACAAATTGTTTAAATCAGATTTAATATTTGATGACCATATGCTTATTTGGTTCATCTCAGGGGAAACAAAAATTATCCAGGCGGATACCGTTTTCTATTTTAAAACAGGAGATATTTTTTTAATTCCCAGAAACCTTTTGGCAACAATAATAAATTATCCTAAAAATGGGATGCCTCACAAAACGGTGGTAATGCATTTATCAACTGAACGTCTAAAAAAGTTTTATGAGAAGATTGAGATTGATAAAAAACATACTGTTGAACAAAAAATATACAGTTTCAACAATCACCCATTATTAGAAAGTTGTTTAGCTTCAGTGATCCCTTATTTTGATTTGGAAGGTGATTTTCCTGAAAACATCGCATCGTTAAAAATTACTGAAGCTATAAGTATTTTAAGAGAAATTGATAAAAATGTAGATAATATTTTAGCAAATTTTGATGAACCCGGAAAGGTAGATTTGATTAGTTTCATGGAGCGGAATTTTATGTTCAATATGCCTATAGAAAAACTCGGTTACCTAACAGGTCGTAGCTTGTCAACATTCAATCGGGATTTTAAAAAACATTTCAGCACAACTCCTCAAAAGTGGCTGACCCATAAAAGACTTGAATTAGCGTATTATCAATTAGCTGAGAAAAAGAAAAAACCTATAGATGTTTACCTTGAAGTTGGTTTTGAAGACTTATCTCATTTTTCTTTTGCTTTTAAAAAGCAATACGGTGTGTCTCCAACACAATTACTATAA
- a CDS encoding lipopolysaccharide biosynthesis protein produces MSVVARQSLKYSIVGYFSTLIGILSTVFLYPEDLDFAGKIQYILPTALLTLPLVTFGIMHANVRFYPKMEESQNQHNLLKYSIWFILRNFVIITILFWGLSYFIEQIRETQFYNFAQYIFPTILCLALIQLFSRFISIKKRIVVPNIFENVFPKLGLIFAFGAYFFCKVEATTAIWIVVLFFVLALVGMFFYVQRLDRFTGKTSFKFLKEDNFQKELMQYSFYTFFGSLGSIVALNIDAFMIGEFIDDFSQLAIYNTSANLVRMITVPALGVYTISAPIIAKYIEEDNMADLKTLHHKTSFYLFTMGTVLFGLVAVGIEDLFFLMKNGEDLVLGLPVVYILGFALLFDLATGFNGYIITNSKYYKFNNTTTIALALLTILNNLIFLLVFKMGITGVAIATSISLTVYNLIKIGFNYKKFGVHPFSIRYFYVLGLLIVVLVVGKFLPDFDNKFISLCYKPVVAFLIFALGNQIFKIISIKDVLPKSLMK; encoded by the coding sequence ATGAGCGTAGTAGCAAGGCAAAGTTTAAAATACAGTATCGTAGGTTATTTCAGTACATTGATAGGTATACTGTCGACTGTATTTTTATATCCTGAGGATTTGGATTTTGCAGGTAAAATACAATATATTCTGCCAACTGCGTTATTGACTTTACCATTGGTTACTTTTGGGATTATGCACGCTAATGTTCGGTTTTATCCTAAAATGGAGGAGTCGCAAAACCAACACAATCTTTTAAAATATTCGATTTGGTTTATCCTCAGAAATTTTGTAATTATTACTATTTTGTTTTGGGGGCTATCTTATTTTATAGAACAAATCAGAGAAACCCAATTTTACAATTTTGCTCAGTATATTTTCCCAACAATATTGTGTTTGGCACTCATTCAGTTGTTCTCAAGGTTTATTTCGATTAAAAAACGAATAGTAGTACCTAATATTTTCGAAAACGTATTTCCCAAGTTAGGATTAATTTTTGCTTTTGGAGCCTATTTCTTTTGTAAAGTAGAAGCCACTACAGCTATTTGGATAGTAGTCCTGTTCTTTGTGTTGGCGCTTGTAGGGATGTTTTTCTATGTTCAACGTTTGGATAGATTTACTGGAAAAACATCATTCAAGTTTTTAAAAGAAGATAATTTCCAGAAAGAACTAATGCAATATTCCTTCTATACCTTCTTTGGAAGTTTGGGGTCGATTGTAGCATTAAACATTGATGCCTTTATGATAGGTGAGTTTATCGACGATTTTTCGCAATTAGCAATTTACAACACTTCAGCCAATTTAGTACGTATGATTACCGTTCCAGCATTGGGAGTGTACACAATTTCAGCACCTATTATTGCGAAGTATATCGAAGAAGATAATATGGCCGACCTAAAAACTCTGCACCATAAAACATCGTTCTATTTATTTACTATGGGAACTGTGTTGTTTGGGTTAGTGGCAGTAGGAATCGAGGATTTATTCTTTTTGATGAAAAACGGAGAAGATTTGGTGCTAGGATTGCCTGTTGTCTATATCCTTGGTTTTGCACTTTTGTTTGATTTGGCTACGGGATTCAATGGTTACATTATTACTAATTCGAAATATTATAAATTCAATAATACTACCACAATAGCGTTGGCATTACTGACCATTCTAAACAATCTGATTTTTTTATTGGTTTTTAAAATGGGTATTACTGGAGTGGCTATTGCCACATCCATTTCGCTAACGGTTTACAACCTGATAAAAATTGGTTTTAATTATAAAAAGTTTGGAGTACATCCTTTTAGTATAAGATATTTTTATGTATTAGGGCTTTTAATTGTAGTGTTGGTCGTTGGAAAATTTCTGCCCGACTTTGATAATAAATTTATATCACTATGTTACAAACCTGTAGTTGCCTTTTTAATTTTTGCTTTAGGAAACCAAATTTTTAAAATTATTTCTATTAAGGACGTATTGCCTAAATCTTTGATGAAGTAA